The Flavobacterium sp. HJ-32-4 genome contains a region encoding:
- the lpxD gene encoding UDP-3-O-(3-hydroxymyristoyl)glucosamine N-acyltransferase — protein MKFTAEQIAGILEGEVVGNPKAEVYKLAKIEEGTEGSLTFLANPKYVNYIYTTGASITIVNTSFVPESALTTTLIKVEDARGAFSRLLEFYDSVKHNKTGIEQPAVVSESATFGDHFYLGSFSYVGHNVRIGHNVKIYPNSFIGDNVTIGDNVIIFAGAKIYSDTVIGSHCGIHSGAIIGADGFGWAPTEDGSYKKVPQIGNVIIEDHVDIGAGTTIDRATMGSTIIRKGVKLDNQIQIAHNVEIGENTVIAAQTGVAGSTKIGRNCMIGGQVGIAGHLVIGNNVRIQAQSGIGRNVKDDETLQGSPALGYTDFNKSYVHFKNLPKFMADFEEWKKGGTTSEE, from the coding sequence ATGAAATTCACGGCAGAACAAATTGCGGGCATCCTCGAAGGGGAAGTGGTAGGAAACCCGAAGGCCGAGGTCTACAAACTCGCCAAGATCGAGGAAGGTACCGAGGGCTCACTTACCTTCCTGGCCAACCCGAAATACGTGAATTACATTTACACGACCGGCGCCAGCATCACCATCGTCAACACGAGTTTTGTGCCTGAATCGGCGCTTACCACTACACTTATTAAGGTGGAAGATGCGCGGGGCGCTTTCAGCCGTTTGCTGGAGTTCTACGACAGTGTCAAGCACAATAAGACGGGCATCGAGCAACCGGCCGTCGTGTCGGAAAGCGCGACCTTCGGCGACCACTTTTACCTGGGCAGTTTCAGCTATGTCGGGCACAACGTGCGAATTGGTCATAACGTCAAGATTTATCCCAACAGTTTTATAGGCGACAATGTGACGATTGGCGACAACGTCATCATTTTTGCCGGTGCCAAGATTTACTCTGATACCGTTATCGGCAGCCATTGTGGCATCCATTCGGGAGCTATCATCGGGGCAGACGGTTTCGGCTGGGCGCCTACCGAAGACGGTTCCTATAAAAAGGTACCCCAGATCGGCAATGTCATCATTGAAGACCATGTCGATATCGGCGCCGGCACCACCATTGACCGCGCCACTATGGGCTCGACCATTATCCGCAAGGGCGTGAAGCTCGACAACCAAATCCAGATTGCGCACAATGTCGAAATAGGGGAGAACACCGTCATTGCCGCGCAGACAGGAGTTGCGGGTTCCACCAAAATCGGCCGTAATTGTATGATTGGCGGCCAGGTGGGCATCGCCGGACACTTGGTGATTGGCAACAACGTACGTATCCAGGCGCAATCCGGTATCGGCCGCAATGTGAAAGACGATGAAACGCTGCAGGGCAGTCCGGCCTTGGGTTATACCGATTTCAACAAGTCCTACGTACATTTCAAAAACCTCCCCAAATTCATGGCCGACTTCGAAGAGTGGAAGAAAGGCGGCACAACATCCGAAGAATAA
- a CDS encoding GNAT family N-acetyltransferase, whose amino-acid sequence MDYRIIETSRLRLRPLTGTKWREILLEWPTPDALSFLGVDPLTYEKDRRKAEGGFESFNKKLLLFHLIDRTTEEVIGWCGYHTWYIDHGRAEIGYVMTSEAHRKQGLMGEALEAVLAFGFSDLQLHRVEALTATYNDASNRLLAKFGFRYEGLLREHYLVGDRHEDSQLFSLLASEWKDARG is encoded by the coding sequence ATGGACTACCGTATAATTGAAACGTCCCGCCTTCGACTACGCCCGTTAACAGGAACCAAATGGAGGGAAATCCTGTTGGAATGGCCGACACCGGATGCCCTTTCGTTTCTGGGTGTGGACCCGCTTACCTACGAAAAAGACCGACGGAAAGCCGAAGGTGGGTTCGAGAGTTTCAACAAGAAACTGCTGTTATTCCACCTGATCGACCGCACCACAGAGGAAGTAATCGGCTGGTGTGGCTACCATACCTGGTACATCGACCACGGCCGCGCCGAAATCGGTTACGTGATGACGTCAGAGGCGCACCGCAAACAGGGCCTCATGGGGGAAGCGTTGGAAGCCGTCCTGGCGTTTGGATTTTCCGATCTGCAATTGCACCGTGTGGAGGCCCTGACCGCTACCTATAACGACGCGTCTAACCGTCTGTTGGCGAAATTCGGCTTTCGCTACGAAGGTCTTTTGCGGGAGCATTACCTCGTAGGCGACCGGCACGAAGACTCCCAACTCTTTTCGTTGCTGGCGTCAGAATGGAAGGACGCGCGGGGTTAG
- a CDS encoding SDR family oxidoreductase, whose product MIVLTGATGHFGNAAFDALLQKGVAATDIRALVRNEDAAAKFQTRGIETAIGDYDDYASLVQAFTGADKLLFISGSDLGKRLSQHHNVIAAAQEAGVKHVVYTSFQRRNETESSPLWIVAESHIATEKELKQSGLAYTILRNNLYLDFLPGFIGENVLETGVIYVPAETGRVGAVLRAEMAEAAATVLSTTGHENREYDFTNTEAVSYDEIAQTISDASGKAIRYHSPAVDDYIQTLTGFGVPAEVVGIFSSFAIAQAQGELDATSDDLTRLLGRKPISIREFISRLYTQS is encoded by the coding sequence ATGATTGTACTTACCGGAGCCACCGGACATTTCGGAAATGCCGCCTTTGACGCTCTTTTACAAAAAGGCGTCGCCGCCACTGACATCCGCGCGCTCGTGCGAAACGAAGACGCAGCGGCCAAGTTCCAAACCCGCGGCATCGAAACCGCCATCGGCGACTATGATGACTACGCCTCGCTTGTGCAGGCCTTTACCGGTGCCGACAAGCTGCTCTTCATCTCAGGAAGCGACCTCGGCAAACGCCTGTCGCAACACCACAACGTAATCGCAGCCGCACAGGAAGCGGGCGTCAAACACGTGGTATACACCAGCTTCCAGCGCCGCAACGAAACCGAGTCGTCGCCGCTTTGGATCGTCGCCGAATCACACATCGCCACTGAAAAGGAACTGAAACAGAGCGGACTCGCCTACACCATTCTCCGCAACAACCTCTACCTCGACTTCCTGCCGGGCTTCATCGGCGAGAACGTACTCGAAACGGGTGTCATCTATGTACCGGCTGAAACAGGTCGTGTAGGCGCTGTGTTACGCGCTGAAATGGCCGAAGCCGCTGCCACGGTGCTGTCGACAACCGGACACGAGAACCGCGAGTACGATTTTACGAATACAGAGGCCGTGTCATACGACGAGATCGCCCAAACGATTTCCGATGCATCCGGCAAAGCCATCCGCTACCACTCGCCTGCCGTCGACGATTACATCCAAACACTGACCGGCTTTGGCGTGCCGGCCGAGGTCGTCGGCATCTTCTCCTCCTTTGCCATCGCACAGGCCCAGGGCGAACTCGACGCCACCAGCGACGACCTGACCCGCTTGCTCGGCCGCAAACCCATCTCCATCCGCGAATTCATCAGCCGTCTTTACACCCAGTCGTAA
- a CDS encoding nuclear transport factor 2 family protein: MSVRKLIQEFYKPDLLLDPSAVAAFLHDDLLVEWNSTKGLVQLKKADIVAISEELQRAYVRSKTKLTHLVVDGDTAAVRYSHYVKTIENPREDILLAHFFVIWEVKDGQLYHGYQMSQLS, translated from the coding sequence ATGTCAGTTCGCAAGCTCATACAGGAATTTTACAAGCCCGACCTACTGCTTGATCCGTCGGCGGTGGCGGCGTTCTTACACGACGACTTGTTGGTCGAGTGGAACAGTACGAAAGGGTTGGTACAGCTGAAAAAAGCCGATATCGTTGCCATTAGCGAGGAGTTGCAGCGCGCTTATGTGCGGTCAAAAACGAAGCTCACGCATTTGGTGGTGGACGGCGATACGGCGGCCGTGCGTTATTCCCATTATGTAAAAACCATCGAGAATCCGCGTGAGGATATACTGTTGGCGCATTTCTTCGTCATTTGGGAAGTCAAAGACGGACAACTGTACCACGGCTACCAGATGAGCCAGTTGTCCTGA
- a CDS encoding HD domain-containing protein, with protein MPINKLKILNDPIYGFITIPDTLVFDLIQHPYFQRLRRISQMGLSYLVYPGAHHTRFHHALGCMHIMQRAVESLRFKGTEISKEEERALLIAILLHDIGHGPFSHAMEHSIAEDVSHERVSMLFMERLNTEFDGQLSLAIRIFKGEYPRKFMLQLISSQLDMDRMDYLRRDSFYTGVAEGNINSDRLIQMMAVEDDTLVVEEKGIYSVEKFLVARRLMYWQAYLHKTSLGAELLLAKVLKRAKDLVRMGVDVPANKPLAFFLENRVGVDDFDDATLQLFSQLDDYDIICALKNWQSHDDFVLRTISLMILNRDLPRTEISDVKFSKDVLDRLVKEYAVKMRVTEEEARYFAFKGKIRNQAYSKEAEPIRILKKNRTVEDVIMASDQLNLKALTRPVTKYYICFPKVLVEK; from the coding sequence GTGCCCATCAATAAGCTGAAGATTCTCAACGATCCGATTTACGGCTTCATCACCATTCCCGACACCTTAGTATTCGACCTGATCCAGCATCCGTATTTCCAACGGCTGCGGCGTATTTCCCAGATGGGATTGTCGTATCTGGTCTACCCGGGTGCGCATCATACCCGGTTCCACCATGCCTTAGGTTGCATGCACATCATGCAGCGTGCGGTGGAATCGCTGCGGTTCAAGGGAACGGAGATTTCGAAGGAAGAAGAACGCGCCCTGTTGATTGCCATCCTGTTGCACGACATCGGACACGGACCGTTTTCGCATGCCATGGAGCATTCGATTGCCGAGGATGTCAGCCACGAACGGGTGTCAATGCTGTTTATGGAACGACTTAATACCGAGTTTGACGGCCAACTGAGCCTTGCCATTCGCATCTTCAAGGGCGAGTACCCGCGCAAATTCATGCTGCAGTTGATCTCAAGCCAGTTGGATATGGACCGGATGGATTACCTCCGCCGCGACAGCTTTTACACCGGCGTGGCCGAAGGCAATATCAATTCCGATCGCCTGATCCAAATGATGGCCGTTGAGGACGACACCCTGGTGGTGGAGGAAAAAGGGATTTATTCGGTAGAGAAATTCCTGGTGGCCCGTCGTCTGATGTACTGGCAGGCCTACCTGCACAAGACCAGTCTCGGTGCCGAACTGTTACTCGCAAAAGTGCTGAAACGCGCCAAAGACCTGGTACGGATGGGCGTCGACGTGCCCGCCAACAAGCCGCTGGCGTTCTTTCTTGAGAACCGTGTCGGGGTGGATGATTTCGATGACGCGACGCTGCAGTTGTTTTCGCAACTCGATGACTACGACATCATCTGTGCCCTGAAAAACTGGCAATCGCACGACGATTTCGTATTGCGTACGATCAGCCTCATGATCCTCAACCGCGATTTGCCGCGTACAGAAATTAGTGACGTCAAGTTCAGCAAAGACGTACTCGACCGTTTGGTGAAGGAATATGCGGTTAAAATGAGGGTTACGGAGGAGGAAGCGCGCTATTTTGCCTTTAAGGGAAAAATCCGCAATCAGGCCTATAGCAAGGAAGCCGAACCCATCCGGATACTCAAAAAGAACCGGACGGTGGAGGATGTCATCATGGCGTCTGACCAACTCAACCTGAAGGCGCTGACACGTCCGGTGACGAAGTACTATATCTGCTTCCCGAAAGTGCTGGTCGAAAAGTAG
- the efp gene encoding elongation factor P encodes MASTSDIRNGLCIKYNNDIYKIIEFLHVKPGKGPAFVRTKLKSLTNGKVLDNTFSAGHKIDEVRVETHEFQFLYPEGNQYHFMHTETYEQITLNKDILDAPEFLKEGSTVKVIINAETEAPLSVEMPASIVLEVTYSEPGVKGNTSTNATKPATLETGATVNVPLFINEGDKIKVDTATGNYIERVKE; translated from the coding sequence ATGGCTTCTACATCAGATATTCGTAACGGTTTGTGCATCAAATACAACAACGACATCTACAAAATCATTGAATTCCTTCACGTGAAACCGGGCAAGGGCCCTGCTTTCGTGCGTACGAAACTCAAGAGTCTCACCAACGGTAAAGTGTTGGACAACACCTTTTCAGCCGGTCACAAGATCGATGAGGTTCGGGTGGAGACACACGAATTCCAGTTTCTGTATCCGGAAGGCAACCAATACCACTTCATGCACACCGAAACGTATGAGCAGATTACACTGAACAAAGACATCCTTGACGCGCCGGAGTTCCTGAAAGAAGGCTCTACGGTGAAAGTGATCATCAATGCCGAAACCGAGGCACCGCTTTCTGTGGAGATGCCGGCTTCTATCGTGCTGGAAGTGACCTACTCGGAACCAGGTGTGAAAGGCAACACGTCGACCAATGCTACCAAACCGGCTACCCTTGAAACAGGTGCTACCGTGAACGTGCCCCTTTTCATCAACGAAGGTGATAAGATTAAGGTGGATACGGCAACGGGGAATTATATTGAGCGGGTGAAGGAGTAA
- a CDS encoding AraC family transcriptional regulator: MPITLRIKNMVCPRCVQSVSDIFQKRGITASVVLGEVTVAEEPDAATLEGIREELAHAGFEWVASRVEALIVDIKRAVGAYLETAGDGPRTKLSAFIKEHIAYDYSYVSDLFSGVEGKSIEQYFIELRIEKVKELIVYDQLSLSEIADRTGFSSVHHLSAQFRKVSGLTPSHFRKLGAARRRPIDGL, from the coding sequence ATGCCGATTACCTTACGCATCAAAAATATGGTATGTCCGCGCTGCGTGCAGTCCGTTTCCGACATCTTCCAGAAACGGGGTATTACGGCCTCGGTGGTGCTCGGCGAGGTTACCGTCGCAGAAGAACCGGATGCCGCCACACTCGAAGGCATCCGGGAAGAACTCGCGCACGCCGGTTTTGAATGGGTAGCCTCGCGGGTCGAAGCGCTCATCGTGGATATCAAGCGGGCGGTAGGCGCGTACCTCGAAACCGCCGGCGACGGACCCCGTACGAAGCTATCCGCGTTTATCAAAGAACATATTGCGTATGATTATAGTTACGTCAGTGACCTGTTTTCAGGTGTGGAAGGCAAATCGATCGAACAGTATTTCATTGAACTCCGCATTGAAAAAGTGAAGGAACTGATTGTCTACGACCAATTGTCCCTATCAGAAATCGCGGATCGCACGGGTTTCAGTAGCGTACACCACCTGTCGGCGCAGTTTCGAAAGGTATCGGGATTGACGCCTTCGCACTTCCGGAAACTGGGTGCGGCGCGACGTCGTCCGATCGACGGACTCTAA
- a CDS encoding bifunctional UDP-3-O-[3-hydroxymyristoyl] N-acetylglucosamine deacetylase/3-hydroxyacyl-ACP dehydratase, with the protein MVRQTTIKSEISLTGVGLHTGKDVTMTFKPAPVNNGYTFVRVDLEGKPVIEADANYVVNTQRGTNLEKLGVKIQTSEHVLAAFVGCDIDNVIIELDASEPPIMDGSSRFFVEAIEKVGIEEQDAERKYYTVKEVISYKDEATGSEIIVLPADEYQVTAMVDFGTKVLGTQNATMNSITEFKSEISEARTFSFLHELESLLEHGLIKGGDLNNAIVYVDKEISPSTMENLKVAFGKDKISVTPNGILDNLTLHYPNEAARHKLLDVVGDLALIGTKIKGRVIANKPGHFVNTQFAKKLNKIIKLEQRNAVPVCDINREPLMDVNKIMSMLPHRPPFLLVDKIFELSDQHVVGLKNVTMNEPFFVGHFPDAPVMPGVLIVEAMAQCGGILVLSTVPDPENYLTFFMKIDNVKFKQKVLPGDTLIFKCDLLAPIRRGICHMQASAYANGKLVTEAELMAQIARKN; encoded by the coding sequence ATGGTTAGACAAACAACCATTAAAAGTGAAATTTCCCTTACCGGCGTCGGACTGCACACCGGAAAGGATGTTACCATGACGTTTAAACCCGCACCTGTCAACAACGGTTACACCTTCGTTCGTGTTGACCTGGAGGGAAAACCCGTAATCGAAGCGGACGCGAACTATGTCGTCAATACCCAACGCGGCACCAACCTTGAGAAATTGGGCGTCAAGATCCAGACGTCTGAACACGTGTTGGCGGCTTTCGTGGGTTGCGACATCGACAATGTCATCATCGAACTCGATGCGTCGGAGCCTCCGATTATGGACGGCTCGTCCCGTTTCTTTGTAGAGGCCATCGAGAAAGTAGGCATTGAAGAACAGGACGCCGAACGTAAATACTATACCGTCAAGGAAGTCATTTCGTATAAAGACGAAGCCACCGGAAGTGAGATCATCGTGCTTCCGGCCGACGAGTACCAAGTCACCGCGATGGTGGATTTTGGCACCAAAGTACTCGGTACCCAGAATGCGACGATGAACAGCATCACCGAGTTCAAATCGGAAATCTCCGAGGCGCGTACCTTCAGCTTCCTGCACGAACTCGAGTCGCTGTTGGAGCATGGTCTCATCAAAGGCGGCGACCTGAACAACGCCATCGTGTATGTCGATAAGGAAATTTCCCCATCGACGATGGAGAACCTGAAAGTGGCCTTTGGCAAGGATAAAATCTCGGTCACGCCGAATGGCATCCTCGATAACCTGACCCTGCACTATCCGAACGAGGCGGCGCGTCACAAGCTACTGGATGTAGTGGGTGACCTCGCGCTCATCGGAACCAAAATAAAAGGACGTGTGATCGCCAATAAACCGGGTCACTTCGTCAACACCCAATTCGCGAAGAAACTCAACAAGATCATCAAACTCGAGCAGCGCAATGCCGTTCCGGTTTGCGATATCAACCGCGAACCGCTGATGGACGTCAACAAGATCATGTCGATGTTGCCGCACCGTCCGCCGTTTTTGTTGGTGGATAAGATCTTTGAACTGTCGGACCAGCATGTGGTCGGACTCAAGAACGTCACGATGAACGAGCCGTTTTTCGTGGGGCACTTCCCGGATGCGCCGGTGATGCCGGGCGTTTTGATCGTGGAAGCGATGGCACAATGTGGCGGTATCCTGGTGTTGAGCACCGTTCCTGACCCAGAGAACTACCTGACCTTCTTTATGAAGATCGACAATGTGAAATTCAAGCAAAAGGTACTGCCTGGCGATACCCTGATCTTCAAGTGTGACCTGTTGGCGCCGATCCGTCGGGGCATCTGTCACATGCAGGCGAGCGCCTATGCCAATGGCAAGCTGGTGACCGAAGCCGAACTGATGGCGCAGATTGCCCGTAAAAATTAA
- a CDS encoding UDP-3-O-(3-hydroxymyristoyl)glucosamine N-acyltransferase, translating to MKFPRVHTLEEIASIIGCPFVGDKAFEVHGMNEIHVVEPGDIVFVDHPKYYDKALQSAATIVLINKEVACPEGKALLISDDPFRDFNKIGQHFRPFRMASAVIAESAQIGEGTIIQPNVFVGNHVKIGKNCLIHSNVTIYDHTVIGDNVIIHAGTVLGADAFYYKKRPEGFDQLKSCGRVVIEDNVGIGALCTIDRGVTGDTTIGAGTKLDNQIHVGHDTVIGKKCLMASQTGIAGCCVIGDEVTIWGQVGTTSSIKIGDKAIIMGQSGVTKSLEGGKTYWGTPAIEAREEMKLMAYVRRIPELLEKIK from the coding sequence ATGAAATTCCCCCGCGTGCATACGCTTGAAGAAATCGCCTCGATCATCGGTTGTCCCTTTGTGGGGGATAAAGCCTTTGAGGTGCATGGCATGAATGAAATCCATGTGGTGGAACCGGGGGATATTGTATTTGTTGACCATCCGAAATACTACGACAAAGCCTTGCAATCGGCGGCGACGATTGTGTTGATTAATAAGGAAGTCGCTTGTCCGGAGGGAAAAGCCCTCTTGATTTCCGACGACCCTTTCCGCGATTTCAATAAGATCGGACAACATTTCCGGCCTTTCCGGATGGCGAGCGCTGTTATTGCGGAATCGGCCCAAATCGGGGAAGGGACGATCATCCAGCCCAACGTATTCGTCGGCAACCACGTTAAAATCGGGAAGAATTGCCTGATCCATTCCAACGTGACGATTTACGACCATACGGTGATTGGCGATAATGTGATCATCCACGCCGGCACCGTGCTTGGGGCGGATGCATTCTACTATAAGAAACGTCCGGAAGGTTTTGACCAACTGAAATCGTGCGGCAGGGTGGTGATCGAAGACAACGTAGGGATCGGCGCTTTGTGTACGATTGACCGCGGCGTTACGGGCGACACGACCATCGGGGCCGGCACTAAACTCGACAACCAGATCCATGTCGGACATGACACGGTGATTGGTAAAAAGTGCCTGATGGCGTCGCAAACCGGTATTGCCGGTTGCTGTGTCATCGGCGATGAGGTGACCATCTGGGGACAGGTCGGCACCACAAGCTCGATCAAAATCGGGGACAAGGCCATCATTATGGGCCAAAGCGGCGTGACCAAGTCACTTGAAGGCGGCAAGACCTATTGGGGCACGCCGGCCATCGAAGCCCGCGAGGAAATGAAGTTGATGGCGTATGTGAGACGGATTCCGGAGTTGTTGGAGAAGATCAAGTAG
- a CDS encoding VIT family protein: MLTVDNYLDNHYIHRSNWLRAAVLGANDGILSISSMAVGVAAATDTREPIVLATLAGLVAGALSMAAGEYVSVSSQTDTERADIAREEREIAEMPEEELRILAAIYEQRGLKKETALQVATELMEVDPLGAHIRDELGINEISKANPLQAALASGASFSVGGILPMLVTLFAPVSGMEYYLYACSILFLTLLGIMSARTGGSHMGKAIARITIWGTLAMGLTAWVGHLFGVNV, from the coding sequence ATGCTAACCGTTGATAATTATCTCGACAATCACTATATACATAGGAGTAATTGGCTGCGTGCTGCGGTGCTGGGCGCGAACGATGGCATCCTGTCGATTTCCAGTATGGCGGTCGGCGTGGCGGCGGCAACCGACACCCGCGAACCGATTGTGCTGGCGACCCTGGCCGGTTTGGTGGCCGGAGCGTTGTCGATGGCGGCAGGGGAATATGTATCCGTCAGTTCGCAAACCGACACCGAGCGCGCGGATATTGCGCGGGAAGAACGGGAAATCGCGGAGATGCCCGAAGAGGAGCTTCGGATTCTGGCCGCGATCTACGAACAGCGCGGTTTGAAAAAGGAAACCGCCCTGCAGGTCGCCACCGAGTTGATGGAGGTCGATCCGCTGGGTGCCCACATTCGCGATGAACTGGGTATCAACGAAATCTCAAAAGCCAATCCGTTGCAGGCCGCGCTAGCATCCGGTGCCTCCTTTTCGGTTGGCGGGATCTTACCGATGCTGGTGACGCTTTTTGCACCCGTGTCGGGGATGGAGTATTATTTGTATGCCTGTTCGATTCTCTTCCTTACGCTCTTGGGTATTATGTCGGCCCGAACCGGCGGCTCCCACATGGGGAAAGCGATTGCCCGGATTACCATTTGGGGCACGCTCGCCATGGGATTGACGGCCTGGGTCGGGCATCTGTTCGGTGTAAACGTATAA
- a CDS encoding helix-turn-helix domain-containing protein, with amino-acid sequence MVTKEEPNVLSACPVSAVLDLIGGKWKPVILYCLRSDVRRFGEIAARIPTISRKVLTDQLKELERDRLVIREQFNETPPRVEYSLSELGRSMAPVLAEMEKWGTRYLEERVEF; translated from the coding sequence ATGGTAACTAAGGAAGAGCCCAATGTTTTGTCGGCGTGTCCGGTGAGTGCGGTGTTGGATCTGATCGGCGGTAAGTGGAAGCCGGTGATTTTGTATTGCCTGCGGTCGGATGTGAGGCGTTTTGGCGAGATTGCGGCGCGGATTCCGACGATTTCGCGTAAGGTGTTGACGGATCAATTGAAGGAATTGGAGCGCGACCGACTGGTGATACGCGAGCAATTCAATGAAACGCCCCCGCGGGTTGAGTACTCGTTGTCGGAACTGGGGCGCAGCATGGCGCCGGTGTTGGCGGAAATGGAGAAGTGGGGGACGCGGTATTTGGAGGAGAGGGTTGAGTTTTGA
- the sucD gene encoding succinate--CoA ligase subunit alpha, with product MSVLVNKDSKIIVQGFTGSEGTFHASQMIEYGTNVVGGVTPGKGGTTHLDRPVFNTVRDAVEQAGADTTIIFVPPAFAADAIMEAADAGIKVIITITEGIPVADMIKAYDYIQGKNCRLIGPNCPGVITPGEAKVGIMPGFVFKKGTVGIVSKSGTLTYEAADQVVKQGLGITTAIGIGGDPIIGTTTKEAVELLMNDPETKAIIMIGEIGGQLEADAARWIKADGNRKPVIGFIAGETAPKGRTMGHAGAIVGGADDTAEAKKRIMRENGIHVVDSPAEIGKKVKEVIG from the coding sequence ATGAGCGTTTTAGTCAATAAGGATTCCAAAATCATCGTACAGGGATTCACCGGCAGCGAAGGTACCTTCCACGCCTCACAGATGATCGAGTACGGTACGAATGTCGTTGGTGGCGTAACGCCTGGAAAAGGAGGCACGACCCACCTGGATCGTCCGGTTTTCAACACCGTGCGCGATGCTGTCGAGCAGGCAGGAGCGGATACCACGATTATTTTCGTTCCGCCGGCCTTTGCCGCTGACGCTATTATGGAAGCTGCCGACGCCGGTATCAAGGTGATCATCACCATCACCGAGGGTATTCCGGTTGCGGATATGATTAAAGCGTATGACTATATCCAGGGGAAAAACTGTCGCCTGATTGGACCGAACTGTCCGGGTGTCATCACGCCTGGAGAAGCGAAAGTGGGCATCATGCCGGGCTTCGTCTTCAAAAAAGGCACCGTGGGCATCGTTTCAAAGTCAGGTACACTGACGTATGAAGCGGCTGACCAGGTAGTAAAACAAGGACTCGGCATCACGACGGCTATCGGTATCGGTGGTGACCCTATCATCGGAACGACGACCAAAGAAGCGGTGGAGTTGCTGATGAACGACCCTGAAACCAAAGCCATCATTATGATCGGTGAGATCGGAGGGCAACTCGAAGCCGACGCTGCCCGTTGGATCAAAGCCGACGGCAACCGCAAACCGGTGATTGGATTCATCGCTGGTGAAACGGCTCCTAAAGGTCGTACGATGGGTCACGCAGGTGCGATCGTAGGCGGTGCTGACGATACGGCGGAAGCCAAAAAACGCATTATGCGTGAGAACGGCATCCATGTGGTGGATTCACCGGCGGAGATTGGGAAGAAGGTGAAGGAAGTGATCGGATAA
- the lpxA gene encoding acyl-ACP--UDP-N-acetylglucosamine O-acyltransferase has product MNQPLAYVHPSAKIAKNVVIEPFTTIHANVVIGEGTWIGSNVTIMEGARIGKNCNIFPGAVISAPPQDLKYQGEDTTAEIGDGTTIRECVTINRGTSDRMKTVIGKNCLIMAYCHIAHDCVVGNNSIFSNNTNLAGHVTVGDYVVLAGLVAVHQFSTIGNHAFVTGGSLVRKDVPPYVKAAREPLSYVGINSVGLRRRGFTAEKIREIQDIYRILYQKNYNNSQAVAIIEAEMEATPERDEILMAVRNSPRGIMKGYLGSSKE; this is encoded by the coding sequence ATGAATCAACCGTTAGCCTACGTACACCCGAGCGCGAAGATTGCCAAGAATGTGGTAATCGAGCCGTTTACGACCATCCATGCCAATGTTGTCATCGGCGAAGGCACCTGGATCGGATCGAATGTCACCATTATGGAGGGCGCCCGGATAGGCAAGAACTGTAACATATTTCCCGGTGCGGTCATTTCGGCCCCGCCGCAAGACCTGAAGTACCAGGGAGAAGATACCACCGCTGAAATCGGGGATGGCACCACCATCCGCGAATGCGTGACGATCAACCGCGGTACCTCCGACCGGATGAAAACCGTCATTGGCAAAAACTGCCTCATCATGGCCTACTGCCACATCGCACACGACTGTGTTGTGGGAAACAACAGTATCTTTTCGAACAATACCAACCTGGCCGGGCACGTCACCGTAGGCGATTATGTCGTATTGGCCGGACTCGTGGCCGTACATCAGTTTTCCACCATCGGCAACCACGCCTTCGTCACCGGGGGTTCGTTGGTGCGGAAAGATGTGCCGCCGTATGTAAAGGCCGCACGTGAGCCGCTTTCCTATGTCGGAATCAATTCGGTAGGCCTGCGCCGTCGTGGTTTCACGGCGGAGAAGATCCGTGAGATCCAGGATATTTACCGTATCCTTTACCAAAAAAATTACAACAACTCTCAGGCGGTGGCCATCATCGAAGCGGAAATGGAGGCGACTCCGGAACGCGATGAAATCCTGATGGCGGTTCGCAACTCGCCGCGGGGTATTATGAAGGGCTATTTGGGAAGCTCGAAAGAGTAG